A genomic region of Nymphaea colorata isolate Beijing-Zhang1983 chromosome 2, ASM883128v2, whole genome shotgun sequence contains the following coding sequences:
- the LOC116249179 gene encoding transmembrane emp24 domain-containing protein p24beta3, translating into MEGRRKRSGPLFALLLSLGLLSNLLLQASALSVTVNDVECLYEYVLYEGDNISGNFVVVDHDIFWSSDHPGIDFTVTSPGGNVIHTEKGTSGNKFQLKAPRSGMYKFCFHNPYSTPETVSFHIHIGHIPNEHDLAKDEHFDPVNVKIAELREALESVTAEQKYLKARDSRHRHTNESTRRRLFAYTIAEYLALVSASVLQVFYIRRLFSKTVAYNRV; encoded by the exons ATGGAGGGAAGGAGGAAGCGATCGGGTCCCCTCTTCGCCCTCCTTCTCTCGCTAGGGCTTCTCTCGAACCTCCTACTGCAGGCCTCGGCTCTGTCCGTCACCGTCAACGACGTCGAGTGCCTCTACGAGTACGTCCTCTACGAGGGCGATAACATTTCCGGCAACTTCGTCGTTGTGGATCACGATATCTTTTGGAGTTCCGATCACCCCGGCATCGATTTCACC GTGACATCCCCAGGAGGAAATGTGATTCACACCGAGAAGGGGACGTCTGGGAATAAGTTCCAACTGAAGGCTCCAAGAAGTGGAATGTACAAGTTCTGCTTCCACAATCCTTATTCAACACCTGAAACGGTGTCGTTTCACATACATATTGGTCACATCCCTAATGAGCATGACCTTGCAAAAGACG AGCATTTTGACCCTGTAAATGTGAAGATAGCTGAGCTTAGAGAAGCATTGGAATCTGTGACAGCAGAACAGAAGTATCTGAAAGCGCGAGATTCTCGCCATCGTCACA CAAATGAGAGCACCAGGAGGAGGCTTTTTGCTTATACCATTGCAGAGTACTTGGCTTTAGTATCTGCGAGCGTTCTTCAGGTCTTTTACATCCGCCGCCTGTTTAGCAAGACCGTGGCGTACAACAGAGTTTAG